Below is a genomic region from Caretta caretta isolate rCarCar2 chromosome 18, rCarCar1.hap1, whole genome shotgun sequence.
ATAGTGTAGATACTGCCTACATTCAGGGAAAGATTTTCCCATTGATGTGGGTAATTCCCCTCCCTAGGTGTGGCAGTAACTATGGACCAACTCTCCTGTTGACCCAGCCACGTCTACACGGCGGGCTAGGTCGGCTTACTTACAGCGCTCAGAGGGGGGAGAATTGTTCACACCCGCAGCTCGGTGCAGGCTTCAGGGAGCGGTGGGGCTCCACCCCAGGGGTGGCTGCACGCCAGCAAAGGAGCCCGGGGCGGAGCCCGGGGCGGGCTGGAGGCGGGAGAAGGAAggagcccggggctggaggagagCGGGGAAGGGACCGAGCGAGCGGCAGGGGCGCGGATTCCGTGGCCGGCGCAGACACGCGTGGCCCGGGCAGGGCTGAGACACGCACCGGCCGCGGGGAGCCGGAGCCAGGCGCTCACAGGAGCGgcgcgggccggggccgggctgaGTCTCGGCGCTGGGAGCCCGACAGAACTTTCCTCCCGCAGCCGCCGCGTCCCGGCCGGCCGGGCCCTGGGAGCCGCTTCGCTCCGCTGCTCCCCTCCCTCCGCTCGCTCCTCTTTCATTTCTTCGTCAGCTGCCTCCCCCTGGGCCGGGCCCCCTTCCCCTGggctctccctcctctcctctctcgcCCTCCAGcctttccttccccttctgcTGACCTCCCctaccttccttccttccttcccccagatccttccccccacacccacatccccttctcttcccttctcccccaccagcCACCCCTATGCCCCACTCCACCATGCTGATGGGGACCATGCCCCCAACGGAGGTGTACCCCTCTGAGCGGGTCATCGTGATGGTCTCCTGTGTTCTCTCcttcctgggctccagcctcCTGGTCTTCACCCATGCCCTTTGGCCCGAGCTCCGGACCCGTCCCCGGCAGCTCCTGCTGTACCTCTCCCTGGCCGACCTCCTTTCGTCTGCATCCTACTTCTACGGGGTGCTGCAGGACTTCAACAGGACCTCGTGGGACTGCGTGCTGCAGGGTGCCCTGTCCACCTTCTCCAACACCAGCTCTTTCTTCTGGACCATGGCCATTGCCTCCTACCTGTACATCACCATTGTGAGGGGCACACCAACGGGCACTGGCCTGCTCTGCTTCTTCCACGTCATGAGGTGGGTGAGTTCTGGTGTTACCCTCATCCCAGGCGCCCACTTCAGCCAAGAAGTGCTGCTGAGAGTCTCTAGACGGGAGTCCCCCTGGTGCCCATCTGTGCCATGGTCCTGGTTGGTGGGTAGGGATGGCTGTTGTGTGTTCCCCACTGCTGCCAGGATTGGTGGTGATGAGCTGCTGGGGACTCAACCTGGTCTCTCCTGAGgctactttgcccttctttagcccctttcaagccagggctttgtggtAATTAACAAATTACGTGTCTTAATGCCCTGGGGAGGTTCTCATTAAAcccagatgaggaaactgaggcatggagggatgaaatgacttgctcatGGTCATGCAGTGGATCTCTGGCAGAGacaaggaaagaacccaggaatcctggctcatAGTTTTTACTTTCTCTCCTAGAGTGTCCCACTAGAATACCACATGTACCCAAAGCATGGAGGCGATATTTAGTGCCTCTGCTCCAGTGACAAAGTCCCTCATTTAGAGTGTGTTTACCTAGATCCTTGGTCACCCCACCTCTCTATACTTCCCCTGCACCAGTAATTCAGTAACTGTAGGAGAATGGCAGTTTGAAAGTGAGGAGGCTGCTAGAAAAGTAGTCTGAAGGCTGTTTGGCATATCTGAAGGAAAGCAAGACAAAATAGCTCACGGTTTAACTTGCGCCTGAGTGTTTACTATTTAGCTCGCTAATTTTCCACATCATGTTTAATAAAAGCCTTCATTATGCAATCCGAGCTTGTGTAATCACGTGCCACCTCCAAGCTCAGCCTGACAGTGATCCTTTGGTGCTCTGGGCTGCCAGGTTTTTATAATAAATTACATGGAAAAGGATATAGTTTTAAAAAACCCTCCAGGGCAAGCCAAATAGTggatttgggggtctttttctttgtCAAATGCTTCCATCATCTCGTACTTACAAACAGCATTATTTTGGAGATGATTGAATGACTTTGTTGTGCCGGTCTAAAAGATAGGCCAGGGAAAACATCAAGCAAGTCTAAGTGTTAAGTAGAGAAGAAAATTGGATTCTTATACTCAGACGATAATTAGGAGCTAGAGCGCTTGAGTGGAAGTCAGAGAGCTTGCAAAAGCAGCTTGATAGCTCAGTGAGTATAGCGTGTGACTTACATGATCTTTGCTATTGTATGTTACAGGATGGTGGGGTGCTTTCATTTTGTCTTCAAATAAAAAgaaggtggtggggtgggggtatggaAACTATGGAGAGAGGGACTGCTAGTGAGAAGGGCAGGTCTAGTGGTTGGGGAACGGGAATAGGAGCCAAGAtccatggggccaaattctgcaccgACTTGCATCCCATCAAACTTGATAAGAATGAATGAGTCTCTGCGGAATCTGatccatttgttcttttcctgtctctATCAGGGATATATGGGACCctggtctgtgcctcagtttctccatctgtttaATACTTCCCAACCTAGCaagggtgcaggggaggggaattgTAAGGATGGATTGATTGTTTGTGCAGCCTGCTAAGAATTCAAGACGTCCCTTGCCACCACTAGGTACTGGGAGGGAGGATTCAGAAGCTGAACTTCCCCTCTTTGTGAACCTTGTTGGGTTTTATTTTCACACTCCATATAGTCAAAATCAATCACCATGTTCTCTATGTCCTAATAAGCGTCAGCAAGATGTCTGGGTATCATTCAGCTCAAACTTTGCTGTGTTCAAAGGACAAGGCAAGTAATTGACATCGAAGTCCTATTATTGGATTCTGCTtcataatcagttgcacacatacaaaatgggaaatgattgcctaggaaggagtactgcggaaagggatctgggggtcatagtggatcacaagctaaatatgagtcaacactgtaacacagttgcaaaaaaagccaacattattctgggatgtattagcaggagtattgtaagcaagacacaagaagtaattcttctgctctactccacactgattaggcctcaactggaatattgtgtccagttctgggtgctacatttcaggaaagaggtggacaaattggagaaagtccagagaagagcaacaaaaatgattaaagttctagaaaacatgacctatgagggaagattgaaaaaattgggtttctttagtctggagaagagaagactgagaggggacataacagttttcaagtaaataaaaggttgttacaaggaggagggagaaaaattattgttcttaatcactgaggacaggacaagaagcaatgggcttaaattgctgcaagggaggtttaggttggacattaggaaaaacttcctaactgtcagagtggttaagcactggaataaattgcctagggaggttgtggaatctccatcactggggatttttaagagcaggttagacaaacacctgtcagggatggtctagataatacttaattctgccttgagtgcaggggactggactagatgacttctcgaggtcccttccagttctgtgattctatgattcatagatGACTCTGCCGACCCACTGCTGTGCAGAGCCTGTGAAATATTTTTACAAGCCTTAAAAATCTGCAAGAAGTTGGAGAGAAAACCAGtgcagcagctgcaccagtggGGACTTGTTCCCTGCCCTACCTATCATCATCATAATACCTtgttctcctctttcccctccctcctttgttttctttattgtgACTTGAGAACTtggccataaaaagaaaaggaggacttgtggcaccttagagactaaccaatttatttgagcataagctttcgtgagctacagctcacttcatcagatgcatactgtggaaaatacagaagatgtttttatacacacagaccatgaaaaaatgggagtactccttttctttttgtgaatatagactaacacggctgttactctgaaacttggccaTAAAAGTGCAACTTGGGAAGGATGTTGTCTGATTGGTTATTTTTCAAGGCTCCAAAGTCCTATTGCCCAGACTGAATTGTCTTTTGTATACTGTCCAAAATCCCTTATCCAACAGGACAGGTCAAATCTGGAATAGCCACAAATGTCATGTGATGTTTAGATACTGGGGCATGTGGTGAAAAGTAAATTGAATGGAGGGACAGAGGGGGCTGTATAAAGAGAAGATGTTGTGGTTAGGAGTTAAAGATAAGATAAAATCATTAGGATCCTTGAAGCGTGAAAGGGGGTTAATGGTAGATAGCTCaccaaggccctgatcttgcagtgAGCCACAATTGTGCatattcccattaatttcagagaGACTCCATATGGGCAGCTATCTGTCTGTAAGAGTGCATGGCAGGAGTGGGGTTGATCATAGTTAAATTACCCGTCAAAGggttgacatttttaaaaagacaaatgctATCCTGTGGTTGCCTGTGCCTTATGGTGGAAAAAAGAGTTGCAATTCTCTCTTTGACATTCAATTTAATCAATccgagactttttttttttttaattgacgtGCCCCTGTGATGGCGGAATGTGTGCTGGATGGTTTACCCTAAGAGATTTTTCCTCTTAAGGAAGTAGGATTGTTGCTTAGATGAATCTGCCAGACTGGTTTCTTGGTTGCTGGCTGAATAGTAACACATGCTCCGTTTTAGCAGCCAATCTGGGGAGCTCCATCATACGCATTCAGTTTTGTTGTGCTGGGCCTCAAGATGATGGAGTTAATTTTGAGTCTGCTTAAATATTTGGAATGTGCGTTAGTCCCAGTATCCTGGCCACAAAATTCCAAGTTAGTTAATTATGTTCTGGTTCTCTGAATAGCCCACAGAATCTCAACTGGACACAATTTTCTTTGCTTCCTATCCAAAATTGTGTAGTACGGTTGTGTGCTATTAAACAGCTTCTGCTGTCCACCCAGAAGCGGCTGCATTCCTTTGGGGAGCTAAGCAATTAGAGAGAGAGCATGTGTGTATGACTATGTATCCATACATGTCTGCAGCACACTTTGTTATCCTTTCAAATACAGGGCTGTGTAAATGTAAAATACTGTTGTATTACCCATCTGAGATTTCAGTGAAATGGCTCTTAAACTTACTGCGAAAGTACTGATGGCAAAATGTTTTCATGAAGGTGAGATTGTCCATAAACTCTTAAGTGCTGCTGATAACAGGTAAGAAGCTGTTGCACCTTGCTTTGGTTTTATAGGGTAGCTCACCAAAGGCTATTTATTACAGGTGAGGTCAAGTTCAGTGGAAACACATAAACGGTAGTGCTGTAGCTTGTAAATCCTTAGTCACATATCCGTGAAGGGTGCTCCTCCTGGTGACAGAAGGTGATGATGCTCTGATGACACTCAAACCAGATCCATTCCTAAATCTAGAGTAACTAGACTAGGAGACCTCATAGTTATCCCCAGCTATTGCTAGCTAGCAACGCTGGTGGGAATAGAAAGTGTATCGAGTAGCCCGTGTAGATAGAGgaatagaatataaatatttattttcttcccaaaggatcccaaagcattttaccaaTGACATACATGCAGTACAaatgaaatgcaaccacctctgaggtgtgggggggagcagcTTGCCAGCCACTGCACACAGCATGTTGTATCGGTAGAGGTGGGGGCCAAAGATACCAGGGCAAATGactgattttattaaaaagtGCTGGGTAGTCTTCAGTGTCCATGGAGAGCAGAGAGAACCTTGACTTTTAAGGTCTCCTGAAGAGACCCATGCACCAAACTCCAAGTATTGGCCTCCCCCACTTACATAACCTAAAACTGTGTATGTTTATACAAGCACTCTGGAACTTCAGCAGCCGATGGACCTACCACCAGGTCTGGCAGCCCTATTGGGTGATGGTCTGGGATGCTGTGAAACGAAAGCGGGCCATGAGTGGCAAGATTTGGGTGCAGATCCTGCCAGTCCCAAAGTTCAAGGGTGTGAGGACCCAAACCCTAAGTTTAGGGGAAAGGTTTGGCTCTGGGTTCTGGTTAAGGTGCATCTCTGGATAAAACCCTCTGCAGCTCGTGGCTCCTATTTCCAGAAGCCCAGCCCCCTTTTTTGAGGATGCAAATTTctgctcacaaaaaaaaaaaaaagaaaagaaaatgcacttGTGGTTTTGTGGCAGCACAAATCCTACCACTTGAACGGGTCGCGGCCGGACTTGCACAGGCAGCATGCTGCAAATCCTCCCAGGGCTTGTAGGATTATAAACCGCTGCATGAAATATGTCAAAAGGTGAACAATTAAACAGCCTGACCCCAGAtactttttgggggtgggggtggggaggaggagagtgtgTGAGGAAACTGAAATGGAAAGCTGAGATGGGAGCTTCttgtaccccaaactcctcatccagtagctattaccagcaggacagtggggtgggaggaggtattgtttcatattctctgtgtgtatataaagtctgctgcagtttccacggtaaacatctgatgaagtgagctgtagctcacgaaagctcatgctcaaataaattggttagtctctaaggtgccacaagtcctccttttctttttgcgaatacagactaacacggctgttcctctgaaacctaataataaCAGTACTTAGTTCATTGCTTTGATAGCTAGTAATAGCTGGGGACAGTTCTCCTGGGCTAATTTCTTTAAGTCTGAGTGTATCTGCTTTGTGTGTCATCAGAGCATCGCCTTCTGTTACCAGGTTGAGTACCATTCGTGGCTGCATACGTGTCTGCGTATTTACACGCTAAGGCAATACTAATTGGGTGTTGGCACTTCACTGATCAGACGTGTAACAGCCTTTTGTGAGTCCCAATAAAACAACCCAACTTGCAACGATGCTTTACGTCAGTacctctcaaagcacttcactgaggaggtcagtatcattgtctccattttacagatggggacactgaggcacagaggaaaagtgacttgcccagagtctcTCAGCAGGCCAGTGaaagagctgagaatagaaccaaGTTCCCCCCGGGTTCTAGTCTATTGATCTCACCACTAGGCACCacttccaagtgctttacaaatataaatGAATCCTCTcagcccctgtgaggtaggggagtGCAGCTATCCCTATTTTAcggatgggggaaactgaggaataTAGAAATTAAATACTGTATTTTCAGAAGTTCCAGGCACCCCAACTTTgagtgctcagcccttctgaagACTGGGGCCTAAGAGACTGTTTCCCcaaaagggggaggagagagggagtaACCCAGGCCAGGAATAAAATTCAGTTCTGCTCCCTTTGTTACTGTGCTGTTGGTATGCACCTTGGGTGTGTCCTGTGGCCAACAGCAAAATATCTTCAAATGTATGTGCTAAGGAGTGCCCTCATAGCCTAGGAATAAACCATTCCAGAATGCGTGCCTCTGTGATCTTCTTGGCTAAGCAGGGGTTGGGAGCTAATCCTGGCATGGACGTGCATGGCTGTAGCAGCTCTaaaagcaggggggctggaacaatttttatagtggggggggctgagagccactgaactgtacaccctgtatatgatggaaaccacttcaaggccGAGGGTGCCGCTGCACCTCCAGCACTGTGACTAAAAGGTCCAATTCAGAACATCACTTAGTGTCCCAAACCGAAATTTTCCATGCTTAGAAACTGCCAGTGCTTCCCAGTTTTCTGATTTCACACCAGTAGGCACCTGTCTTGCTCTGACCTCTGTTGTTCATTTACTGTTGAATAGCCGGGAAGCTGAATAGTATGGAAAAATATCAAACCCCATTTGCAGTCAGAGCTGGGGTAGTTATTAGTTTTGAATAACAAtcaggaattttatttttattttttatttttcctgttcaCAAATCAGTCCTGATATCTGAAGAAATATTTGCTGACTGCTTTGAATAAACAACTCTTCAGCCTATGGGGTGATTTGTGAACCGTTCTCTCTCCATATTCATGGAGTATGATAGGCCATCTCCGTCACATGGACATGGTATAAATTTTTTGCCTCCTGACTGGATGAGTAAATGTTATAAAATTGGAGAATGATAAAATCGCAAACAACACAAGCTCTGGCAATAATTTTCAGGCAAGTGATCATTCATGCCAAGATGTATGAAACTTCTGGGATTCAACAGACATTTTCACAAACACTCAGCAGTGGTCTGAATACTTCTGAAAAGCCAATGCACTGGGGGATTCCTCCATGTGGAATGTCTTTCTGCAGAAGTATTTTCAAAGTGCAGCATTGGACCAGCTCTATTAGTGCTTACAGCTGCCTGAATCTCTTTCTGAAACATCTGAAGTCTGGTTATCTGCTTCTGCTGTTCGCATTGTACTGCCCCAGTGGATGGCAACCTTGGTGTGGTGGAGTGGCTTGAGTGTGCCCATGATGCTAAGAGCAGTTCCCTCAGGGGTCTCGCACTCCTGGCAGGGTCACCCAAGGTGGCAAAGTTGAAGGTGATGTTCCAGATGAACAGcgatctcccctcctccctctacCGCCCCCCCCAAGTCCTCAACATCAGAACAGGCGGATGAAGAGACCATTTCTCTCAACGGCTGTGAAGGTGGATGAAGGTTGCAGTAGGATGAAGGTCTCCAATCATGGTGGTTTCCTTGCCATTGGATTATGATCCTCCTCCTGCCAAGCACCACGTGGACACTGGTTTGCAACAGTGTCTCCATGTTTAAAGAAATCACGCACTGGTACCTTCCGTCCAGATTGGCCCCTTCCCTTGGGAAATGTCTGCCCCAACTGTGAGAAGATCTGCGGATCCACCAGCAATAAAGGGCTGTCGTTTTATAGAAGACCATCATCCTTGAACTCTGAGGGATCGCCAACTGTGGCAAATTCTCATTTTGATGTTTACGGGAGATAATGTGCTGAGCCCAAACCCCAGCTCCAAGCACACCATAccatgattgattgattgatgttAGACCTGAAGAGAGAAAGTgtggatggttttgtggttaaggtcCTGGGCTTGAGACTGAGGAGATCTAGATTCAGttttcagctctgccacagaccccctgtgaccttgggcaaatcacttaatctctctgtgcttcagtttcccatctgtaaaatgggcatacaACACATGGGCGtagtgaagataaattcattaatatttgtcaaGCACTCAGCTACTACTGTGATAAGCACCATAGAAAACTCTCTATATGTTGCGGGCACTGCTTGCTTTCTGTGTATTAATTATGTGTGGTAGTTAttccccccccaactccacccgCCTACAGCTGTATACTAGGCTTGGAAAAAACGTAGACTGGCTGGTTAGAAAGGACAAGGGATCTGGAATTGATTTTAAGAGCACTGTCCTCCCATAGATCCTTTACTGGGCGTAGCTGctcaggatcagctgctagtaGGATTAAGAACGTAGAAAGATGACTAAGGAAATAGGACATTTGCCTTGTTTTCTTGACATCTGGAGGGGTGTTTATTCTGGGCTTTTGTCGCTGTCAGGCTACTTTTTTCACCTCTTGAGGATCATGTCTACTGCCACCTCCCCAGGCCTTGCAGAGTGGAATAATATGGAAGGGACAGATTTTGTTTCCAAGTAAATGTGGGCTGGCATTGTAGCAATGGAGAGATTCACAGCTAGTTGGATCAGGGGCTAGGCTTGTCCTCTGCACTTTAAGATACTGGGTGGGAGTTGGGGTCGGGGGGAACATTTTATGCTTGTGTCTGTGAATTCCTGTGGTTCTCATTTATGGATTTTTGTGGGCTGCCCAAggtgtctcatgacttcatttccCTTCTGTTTTTGGCTGCGGTTATCTACTAGAGATGGTCCTGAAACAACACACTGGCTCTGAACATCCTGACACTTTGGGGATTTCCTCTCTTGGTCTGAACTATGTACATCAGGCTCATATCTGCTCTCTCATAAATTCTTGTATTTGCCACCAATGCTTGTATTTACCCACCTAAAAAGACACTTACACATTCTGCCTCCTCCAAAACCAACCCCTCCTTCCCAAAGTAGCTACCATGTGTCCAATTTTCCAAAGTAGTTGCCCAAAGAAGAAGTAGGATATTGATGCCTTTACTTGACCAATTGGCACTTACGTTTAAGTGCCAATTAGATGTCTACATGCAAGATTTAGGTGCCCAGTGTCATTGTCCATGTTTGAAAACTGGGCTCCAGCTGATTTGCTCTTGAATCAGCTGACTCCGTAGCGTGTTCCAACTGTAATAGATTTTCGTACACACAAGTCCAGGTGCTTGCGTGTTTCAGGGAGAAGAATGGAGAGGATTACTACACATGACTGCAGTTTGGCAGCGAAGTGCCAAGAAAAGAGTTTGGGCTGGCAGAGAGAAAAAGGATGAAAGATTATATTGCTGGTCACCTGCGGTGGTGGTAGGAAATGATAGGTCTCTCTGAGTGACCTGTCTGAGTGTTTATACGCTTCTGTCAGAGTAGGATGGGGAATTGGTGCTGCAAACTGATGCCATGTGGCCAATGCTACAAATTCAGAGCAATAGAAAAATGAAGACTTTTCTTGTCCAAGCCCCCGTTGTTCTTTGGTTGCATGGCAGCTGCAGCTTTGGCTGCTTGGTGATCTTACCTTGCACTGACAAAATAAATCTAAAATGCTGCCCTTCTGTTTTGGTAGCATCTTGTACTGGTGGAAATGATTGCACAGGATTCAAAGCAACATGATTAGACCTACTGTTTGCTTAAATCCTTGAAACTGTGGAGAGGATTCTTATGCCATGTGCATCTCAATGGTACCTTCCTGTAGGTCAATAAGCAACATGTCTAGAATCTATCACCCATGGCTTTTCTTTCTATCATCCTCTCCCCAGCGGGGAAGTTGTGTGTATCCTGCCTGCTGAGAGAACCTGGGAGAAAGAAGTATCTGTCCAAGTCACTTAGCTGGAGCCTGATCCTGTATTTGTCATGTAGGCAAAACTCCTGTTTTCACTGTGCATACAGAacttgagatcagggcccctgaAAGATGGCTTCACTGCATGGTCTGTCAGGCACAGGTGAGTCTATATTATGATGGCATTGATAGTGGCAGAGCCTGCCTTTGAACAGGACTGTATTCTGTTCACGTATAAACTAGTTCACAATAGGGCTTTTGTGATGCCTGGGCTTCTTGCTGGATCACGTATTCCTGCAGAGCTTAGCTCCTCTCCAGTCACGCAAATCCTGCCTCAAGAATGGTTGATGAGAAATCTCAATGGTTGGCTAAATTTTAGGAGAAGAGAGGGGTGAACCTAACTAGTCAGCTGTAGGAAGGAGTGCATCCGTCCCCTGTTGTGTCAAAGTACTGTGTTCTTTTAAAGTTGCATGAAAGTTTCCTAAATACTACAGTGCTGTGGGCCTAATAAATGCAGGTGAGAAATCAATAGAACTGATCCACCATCCATAGAGTTCCATTTGGAGGATTTAgttgtctctctcttttcctgctCTTATTTTTTTCCCAGTGTTTGGATTTTCCTTCCTTCAGATCAAGGATCTGCTGTGCTTTAGACTGTGTGAACTGGAGGAATCGTAGGTCACCTCAGTGATTGTCTCTAGTGACAAGAGGAAATGCCAGGATGTTGGAATTGTTGTAGCCGTACTCTCTGGAACTGAGCAAGCCATGTtaccctgtttttaaaaaaacaaccaccacaaaACCTCTGCTTCAGTCTGACGTCGGGGAAATAAGGAAGTGGAAGAGGAAGCAGGGATGAAATGTCATCGTGTCTCTTTCACACAACTTCCAGGGTAGAAAGAGCCCAGCTCCGAGAATAGATTAATTGGGACATCTCCAGCTGTTGTGCAGGTCCTGAGATGGAATTAAATTGGGAAGGGTGTTGGCATGCATTGTGCCTTACTGCGCCGTGGGGTTCCCATGCATGCTGACTGGATTTCCCAGCTGTCCAGGTGCTGGAGTCACCAGCTGATTATCCAAGGAGACTTCACTGTCCTCAGTGCTGAGGGTTTTGCTTACTGTCTGTGACCTGTTCCCCTGTTCTTCACTGTGTGGTGACGGTGAACTGAACTgtgtcctcttccccctcccattcTCTCTTCTCAGCTGGGGAGTCCCATTTGCCATCACAGTGGCTGCTGTCGCTCTGAAGAAGATTGGCTATGATGCATCAAACGTCTCTGTGGGCTGGTGCTGGGTCAACCTGCAAGCGGCGGATCGGGTCCTGTGGATGCTGTTGACAGGGAAGTTGTGGGAGCTGCTGGCATATGTGATCCTACCAGTCCTTTACATCCTCATCAAGAAGCACATCAATAGAGCGGTTGGTACCCTGGCTGCTTTTGCTTTATATAAGGATGACTTATTATATCACTAAGGCTCTCAAGGCATGCTATCCACTACATAGATTGGAACCGCTTCGCCCATccctgaaatgcaaccacctctggggagCATCAGTGCACAGCACCACTACCCAGTGACTTAGCATGAGATGAACCTGGCACCTATTTAAAAACTGTAAAGGGTAGGGGACGTGAAAAGGTAGAATGTAAATATTGGAGTAGGGCATTGGGGGCAAAATCCAGATCTAGTGTAATCGAAGGCCACTTTAGTGGAGTTGATCCACCTACACTAGGCCTGAATTTGCCCCCTGGGGGGCGGTGTAAAACATCCTTAGCCTGGCAAAAAGTGCTGTAGGATCTTGAGAGGCtgctttgtgctaggcactggataCACACACCTAATAAAAAATttagctcctgccccaaagatctttcAATGTAtacaacaaataaaaatgaaatcccTGGTGAGCATAAGAATTCAGAGGGCCAGGTTAGCACTTGAGCAATGTGGAAATATAAACCTAAACTATGCCACAGTGGCAGGACACAGGGACCTCCAGAGGACAAATTCCTATATTTCCCCTAAATTATGGATTTTAAAAAAGCCAACCCTAAAAATGTCATCTTCCTCTGGCCACCAGTCACATGTGCTTGTCAGGGTGATAATTAGAGAGAGCAGACAGCTAAGGGATTGGTTAGGCTAGACATTCAGAAGGTGGGATGTTTCTCCCGCCCGACTCTAATGAGGAAACCTGGCTTGCCGTCTCCCAAAGAATGGCTGGTTTTCCTGCCATGAGACCAGGCATCACCTGGTCACGTCTGTATTGGAAACACTGGGGAATATCCTCAGTGCCTGGAGGTCTAGGAAGAGGAGTCTGAGAAGATTCATGGCTGTTTATCACCTGTTGCCCATCTCTGAACTAGCTGGGACTCTGTGTTCTATCAAAGACGACAGCGTGACTGTCTGGAAATCCAatctgcccctttccccacccGTCTGTTCTGTGCCAGAGACTTTCAGGCACTGTCCTCTCCCTCATGTGCCCCGGGCTCTGATTGCTCTGCAGGAAGGGAGCTGAACACAAGCGGTTGTCAAAGCCGATTCTTGTAATTGGTTTCCGagggctggaggcagcagcatgCTGGGCCATCTGGACTGCagcttttctcccttctcctgagCTTTCCCCTGTAGCTTGGAACTGTGCTGAGCCTGATAGCCCAAGGACTGCGGTCTCACAGctctcctccagccccggggggggggtctgccACTTCCAAGGAACAGCGATAAATAACCTTCCCTCCCTGCTGCGGCAGCTTGTTTAGTCAGTGCTGGTTTTGGAGTGCCTTATAAGCCAGCGTGGGTTTGCG
It encodes:
- the LOC125624413 gene encoding G-protein coupled receptor 157-like isoform X7 yields the protein MPHSTMLMGTMPPTEVYPSERVIVMVSCVLSFLGSSLLVFTHALWPELRTRPRQLLLYLSLADLLSSASYFYGVLQDFNRTSWDCVLQGALSTFSNTSSFFWTMAIASYLYITIVRGTPTGTGLLCFFHVMSWGVPFAITVAAVALKKIGYDASNVSVGWCWVNLQAADRVLWMLLTGKLWELLAYVILPVLYILIKKHINRAHAALSEYRPILARAPAFQPRTSIADKKLILIPLIFIFLRIWSTIRFILTLCSSPAVQNPVLVVLHGIGNTFQGGANCIMFVLCTRVIRTRLLSSLCCGHYGGLRQSLQRLERGYQDAEPPMNTQAEQTEAEFAST